In a single window of the Drosophila subpulchrella strain 33 F10 #4 breed RU33 chromosome X, RU_Dsub_v1.1 Primary Assembly, whole genome shotgun sequence genome:
- the LOC119556375 gene encoding WW domain-binding protein 11: protein MGRRSINTTKSGKYMNPTDQARKEARKKELKKNKRQRQMVRAAVLKNKDPSQILEEMEKIDEMEYNVLQPSPLNEKVLRDKRKKLKETFDRVMRLYHNDEPEHWADLKRKEVEYEKKRLKKQQYYESVKHAQSVQIDEIPLPAPVSAAIPGAPAGQAGGPVVPGFGAAVGIRLPPPPMTMALPPYAPGAPPGVAKNSDSAASEAQAEKSKEDEEKDWLGVPPGPPPDLFAMSELDSDAEGNTDYDGEGEEEEQESLRKSKDKDKEATEPNNQNIDDFMKEMEHVHKRKHRKLAAKEDEEDKQREDDEDDDDSEKRLERASSSDRKSASSSESDDDDQDEDEDEEIAEPPTKPASVKSSSTTAAQPAPAPPTAPTLPTIPLPPASSVPAPPQLPQLPPIHNLGPPGIMYRPPPLRPPHAGSGFGIRMPPGPPPGARPPHGLGPMPRMGIRMPPGPPPGLPPRLAHHNKQGGGGGPPKDSAKGVTTITAKPQIRNLSADVTRFVPSTLRVKREDQRRTARPRHAANDGHHAPTESHTKPPTKDDAYMQFMNEMQGLL from the exons ATGGGGCGCCGCTCCATCAACACCACCAAGAGTGGCAAGTACATGAATCCCACGGACCAGGCGC GCAAGGAGGCGCGCAAGAAGGAGCTCAAGAAGAACAAGAGGCAGCGCCAAATGGTGCGGGCGGCGGTCCTGAAGAACAAGGATCCCTCACAGATTCTCGAGGAGATGGAGAAGATCGACGAGATGG AGTACAACGTGCTGCAGCCATCCCCACTCAACGAGAAGGTGCTGCGCGACAAGCGGAAAAAGCTGAAGGAGACCTTCGACCGCGTGATGCGACTCTAT CACAATGACGAGCCCGAGCACTGGGCGGACCTCAAGCGCAAAGAGGTGGAGTACGAGAAGAAGCGCCTGAAGAAGCAGCAGTACTACGAAAGCGTCAAACACGCCCAGAGCGTGCAGATCGATGAGATTCCCCTGCCCGCACCGGTGTCGGCGGCTATTCCAGGCGCACCTGCCGGCCAAGCTGGCGGTCCGGTCGTCCCGGGATTCGGTGCCGCCGTTGGTATTCGCCTTCCCCCGCCGCCCATGACAATGGCTCTGCCGCCCTATGCCCCCGGTGCTCCGCCAGGCGTGGCCAAGAACAGCGATTCAGCTGCTAGCGAGGCACAGGCGGAGAAGTCCAAGGAGGACGAGGAAAAGGATTGGCTGGGTGTGCCCCCGGGACCGCCGCCGGATCTGTTTGCCATGTCCGAACTCGATTCTGATGCGGAGGGCAATACGGACTACGATGGCGAGGGCGAGGAAGAAGAGCAGGAGTCATTGAGGAAGAGCAAGGACAAGGACAAGGAGGCCACGGAACCCAATAACCAAAACATCGATGATTTCATGAAGGAAATGGAGCATGTGCACAAGCGAAAGCATCGCAAGCTAGCGGCCAAGGAGGACGAGGAGGACAAACAACGGGAGGACGACGAGGACGATGATGACTCCGAGAAGCGTTTGGAACGAGCCTCTAGCTCGGACAGAAAATCCGCCAGCAGTAGCGAAAGCGACGACGACGATCAGGATGAGGATGAAGACGAAGAGATTGCCGAACCGCCTACCAAGCCAGCATCTGTGAAATCCTCCTCCACAACGGCAGCGCAACCAGCACCGGCTCCTCCGACGGCGCCGACACTGCCGACTATTCCGTTGCCCCCGGCGTCGTCAGTGCCAGCGCCACCACAACTGCCGCAACTCCCGCCTATTCACAATCTTGGGCCGCCGGGCATTATGTACCGACCTCCACCCTTGCGACCACCACATGCTGGGTCCGGTTTTGGCATACGCATGCCGCCTGGACCACCGCCCGGTGCGAGGCCACCACATGGCCTGGGACCAATGCCCCGCATGGGCATCAGGATGCCGCCGGGACCGCCACCGGGCCTGCCACCTCGCCTCGCCCACCATAACAAGCAGGGAGGCGGCGGCGGTCCGCCCAAGGACTCAGCCAAGGGTGTGACCACCATTACAGCAAAGCCACAAATCAG GAATCTGAGTGCGGATGTCACCCGCTTTGTGCCGTCCACGTTGCGAGTGAAGCGCGAGGATCAGCGGCGGACGGCGAGGCCCAGGCATGCGGCCAACGATGGTCACCACGCCCCCACGGAGTCACACACCAAGCCGCCCACCAAGGACGACGCTTATATGCAGTTCATGAACGAGATGCAGGGCTTGCTGTAG